ATGCAAATAAGTCCAAAATTCTCCATTGAGGTTATTGATGTAAAGATGACAAAGATGCATGACATCATACCACCCACAACCAACCCAACGAATACATATGTCATTCCCAGCAGTTTTTAAGAAGCTATAATTTtaccttatttaaaaaaaagtcttcagtcATCCTAATGAGCATCTTCAGGTAATAACCAATAATACTGATCCTCATTTGAGAATACAGTATTTTGGACACTGTAATGGGAAGTAAACTTCCATCAAAATGTGATTTAGGCATAAAAACTATTTAATATTTAGGAAAATTATGATTGAGTTCTCTTTAGGctaatttttaacatttaagctgcaggtgtgtcttcaggttgttttatttgtcaatGGAGCAAACGCTGGGTCCCCACTGGAGGCGGGGCTTGAGACGTGTTGACAATTTGGGCTGCGCTGATTGGCTGAAAATAACCAGCTTTTCTATTAATCGAGGCCGGTGGTCAGCTGGAAGTCTTTTGTTATCCCGCTCATCACGGCCAGCCGACAGCAGTAACAACGCCGAACATGAAGTCCGTCACTTAACAGCGAGCTTTCTGCGGGTTTTCAAGTGAGCGCAGCTGGAGAGAAGGTGGGTCAGCACTTTGAGAGTCGCTTGAGACTAAAACTGAGAAATAAAGCTGATGGGTTCATTGAAGATTCCGACAGTCTTGTTGGCcagacaggagaaaaaaaaaatctcgtgTTGGTGTTGCCGCGAGATTTGTCCAACCGGTGAACTAGAACTTGGATATATCCACATTTAGCAGGTCCTTTAAactcattttgattttaaaaaataaataaataactcaaattgatttgaatttctgttttctggtcACAATAATACCTACCTGATACAGTGGCCACAGGGGCTGTTCGCCGTGTTGCACTGTGAATTATTAATAATGCCGGGATGTGACTTCTAATTTTAGCTCCACCGGCCAGCTAAACATGGAAACCACTGCCGTCGGCATTTTTGGCATCTTGTAGAGCTGAAGGAAAGTGGCCGGAAAGTGACTCAGCACAGTGTCAAAAGACCTCTCTACCCACAATTCTTCTTCGGTGCACCCTGGCAGGCTCAGCGGGGAGGCGCTGCCCTCATTACCTGGACCACAGAAGAGGGGCGGACAGCCGGCTTCAGGATGACCGTGGGTCCGAGGaagcggagcagcagcagcggtagcggcggcggcggcgggggcGGTCAGGGTGAGCCGCCGGACTCAGAGAAACCCGCCGGAGGAGACTCCGGGGTGGCTCTGAAGAAACAGATCGGCCTTGTCAGCGCCTGTGGCATTATAATAGGTGAGCAGGTTCCTGAGGGGTTTCTCGTCACCTATGGatatattaaaataaagcaTGTTACCCTCAGTCTAACATCAGCCACTGCATGaagaatcaatcaatcaattccaagatgtattattattattattattattattattattattattattattattattattaaagttgcactatgtagttttgagaaagacattttaataagaGAACGATTTTCATTAGCTGATCTCTCTTCaccttttaatttttcatgACTGTgtaacatgaataaacaaactgaccttacagGACAATGCAATATcatactgttatttatttttatatatattaggtaggtatgtgtatatgtggcggaccctgccacctttctagcttcagacagtcTTCTGGGGAGCTTATTGttcctttgagaacagcttgctggaaaacacacatctgagtttgtatttcacctcattaatactgtaaatattaaaagtctgAGTCATAATTCTGTCAAAGTGGGGTATAGAGGCCCTTAAGGGGTTTCCAGGGGCTCCccggaaaaaaatgaataattcattgtCACTATAAGTCTATCCATAAGTAACACAATCACAGAATACATGACTATTTTGGTCATGAGTTTCATACACTCTCTGTAATGAAACTGCTAAAACCAAGGTTCTTATCAGATAGGGGGCCCTTGGACAAAATCCATTAAATGGGGGGACGGTGGTCTAATTTGTATCGGTGTCGGGgtcttttactttaaaaagttAGGGGATCACTTCCATGAACTTTAAGGCCTCGGTCAGCAAGTCCAGCAGGTTGGTTCATTCAAACACCCTATGATAATTTTAATTTGAGTGTTGCTTGGAAGTAATTACAGGAAACGCAGTgtttgtgtcaaaataaaatcatttgttGAGCAAGATTAGTACGAGAGGCAAATTTTCCTGACGAAATACCAAAAAGTCAACGGTATTTTTGCAAAGGGGGGGGTGCTTGGACcaattttaaagtgtttttttttccagtattaCATTTATACATGTTGAAGGTATTTTCATGATGTAACTGAGCCGCCTTCCTTTGCAGGTGTTTGGTAAATGTTGCTTAATCCTGCTGACACTTAAAAACGAAAGCcactttgctttttaaaatggttgAGCCTTACTGAATGaaatctctcccctctctctgtcatgaTTGCGGGTCTTCCTCGGTGTGCTCTCCGACATCATATATCTTGCACGTCGTTCACTGGTGCTTTCATGTTTCCAGGGAACTGTTAGTTCTGCTGGATCAGAGCGTACCACAGTCCCTGCCTGCCTCTCATACATGcaggggggggagagaggtcAATAAAAAGCAATCTCGCTAATGGGTGTGCACAATTGTTGAGATTGCATTTTTCCAGCATCTGAAAGCATGGTTTCAGCATGGGTGCTGCACTCTGATGAGAAGCAACTACACTTGCATGTTCTGTATCGGCCCAAATGGGATGTATGGATTATTATCGAAAACAGATAAATCATCTAAAACCTTAATTCAATTACCCAGCAAGCTAGACCGTTTTGGGCCTGTGTGGAGCCACTGTCTGTTGAAAACTGGGCCCCATGTTATCTGACAGCATAGATTAAACAGTGGCCATCTGAAGAACATTACTTAAATCCATTTACAATGATCCAAATTGATATGATACACAAATTTTAAGTACGAAATTGCCTTAAACCAACTTTGAACAGACAAAGGGACTGGCTGTCTTCTGGCGTTCTTCCTCCTGGGCCTCGCTGAATCAGTGCCGTAAGTGAACTACACTCCGACTCATCTAATGCACTAAAAAACTTTACAGTGGATGTTTTCTACCCCGACCCTTTCTGCCTTCAGACTTGGATTTTTGTACTGGTCCCAGGAGTCACAGGATATGACCTCATTCTGCCATATCCTCAGGCTAATAAtgatactaaaaaaaaaaaacggagcaCACGTCTTCTCttctgaaacaaagacaaagaaaaactattAGCTACACTATAATTGTCTCTGTTGATACCACCGTAACAGCTTTGCACGACTTTCAATGACTTGTTAGATGTCAAAAGTTAAAACTTTTGACAGCTTGTTTGAAATCTTTCTGGACTACTTCAAGAGGGAACAAAATTATTCTATAAACAAGACCCAGTTCTGCCCACATGGGCTGAGTAACAAAACCGCACAGAGGCAACCTGAGCACTGCAGGAAATGGGTCATCACATTAGAGGAAGTCGTATCATACCTGTGGTTTGTTTGAGTGGCCTCACGCTTGTGTTAATGCTGtagtgtgatttttatttatttatttatttattttttgcgcttatttaaaatgtaaacttgATCAGCCAGAACCCTGTCTTAATCTGACCTCTGTGTCTGTTATCTTTCTTTAACTCCTTCAGGCAACATCATTGGATCTGGGATTTTTGTGAGTCCTAAGGGAGTCCTGGAGAACGCGAGCTCAGTGGGTGTGGCCATCATTGTGTGGGTCAGCACTGGAGTTATCACAGCCATCGGGGCCCTCTGCTATGCAGAGTTGGGTGTGACCATCCCCAAATCCGGGGGGGACTACTCGTATGTAAAGGACATCTTTGGAGGACTGGCTGGGTGAGACAAGTGTTTTGACACGGTTGACATGGGCTTAGAGACGAttactctctttgtttttcgGCTGTTTCTTTTCACCGTTAATCAATCaaaatttgtgaaaaatgttcattgCAACTTCCCCAGAGTGtgagacacattcacattgcttttttttttgtctcacatcCAGTGGGACAcgaaaatatttgacattttatttgcttCAAAAAGGTCTGAAAATGATGAGAAATGACAAGTATCAAACAGTTGGCCtctaattttctttcaattcaTATACTTTTCATAGGCATCTGGatccaaacacatttcacaccaCCGTGGTTCacgttatgttttgtttgtatgatGCGTCAAAGCAGCCTAAAAGAACTACATAGCAGGTTGTCACAAGACTTTTGTAATTATAATTTGCGTAAACCCGGGCCCCCCATCTCTCCTCCACGGCCATGCTCACTATATAATTACAGCCTCTCCTAATGTAATTTTGTATTCCCAGCAGCATCCCACAGTGTCGATGACCCCGTTCCGAACATTTCTCTTGTCTTTAGCAGCAATGCTCCAGTGCATTATTACAATGCATTTAGCTAATGCGCTTTAATTTCCTTTGTTATCCATTACATTTTGCTGTAACGAGGGCTGGTATTTCTCACACACTGTGTCGCTCTTGTGTCCGTGGTGTGCAGTTGTGTGCACCAGTCGACGCTGCCACGTCTCATTAACCTCCTGCGCGTGTTGTCCCACAGCTTTTTGCGTCTGTGGATTGCCGTGCTGGTCATCTACCCCACGAACCAGGCTGTGATCGCCCTCACCTTCGCAAACTACGTGCTGCAGCCCCTCTTCCCATCCTGCCTCCCCCCAGAGAACGGCCTACGcctgctggctgctgtctgcctgtgtgaGTCATAGAATAAAACTGAAGATTAAATGGCTATTGGTTGAGGGTGGCGCATTAACAGATGTGGATCATGAAGCAGCATAGTGACAGCCACTTTGAAGAACTATTTCAGGCACAGCGACTTTAAAGCTTAGtctataaattatttttttcttccatttttaaCACTCTCTTTTGCAATCCTTTAGTGTTTTTGACGTGGGTGAACTGCCACAGTGTGCGCTGGGCCACGTGTGTCCAGGATGTCTTCACTGCTGGCAAGCTTTTGGCCTTGGGCCTCATCATAATCATGGGTGTTGTCCAAATATGCAAAGGTAATGTTTGCTTCCTCATTTCTTGCCTTCTTGCAATTTTTCACAGTTCAGAATTCTTTTAGTTTATGTTCCATGTCTCTTCCTTAGGCCGGTAATGTACGTAGGGTACTGTTATTTGAATGGTACTCAGAGGTCTGATGAGATCGAACTCTGTATTTCACAAGAAATGTAgtgtttgtcttatttgttATGAATGATATCCTGACATCTATTTTCCTAACACAAATTTTGGAAATCAGTCTTCTTTAGCCATGATGccaaaagtggaaaaaaactaTATGAAGCAGCAACACTACAGCTACCGTcacagtatatttttttttagctctccTTGTCTCTCATGGGATTTGTGATTTCAATGCAAAAAGGGATTAGTCTCTCATATCTCTTCATCCCACTCATAATCCTCGCACAagaccacagacacacacacacatactattAATATGTCCCTCATCCAGACTTTTATGTGATCTGGTGTTTTATTATTGGTAGCCATCCACGAGAGCATGTAAGAATATTTAGATGCCTTTGTagatgaaatgtaatgtaaacacTTTCGATCTCTGCACCCATAAACGAAAGGCAGCAGTGAACTGTACAACAAGGGATAATCATAACCTGAAGGCCTGTAGAAAACTGGAAAAATAACAATGCATGTTGTGTCTGGtgccctctgctgctcagattATGATGTTGAAATCAAGCTGAACTTCATTACtatgaacacttttttttttttttttttttccccttcacagGTCACTATTACTGGTTGGAGCCGGTGCACAGCTTTGAGACTTTCCGAGACTATGATGTTGGTCTGATAGCTCTGTCCTTCCTACAAGGCTCCTTTGCTTATGGAGGCTGGAACTTCCTCAACTATGTCACAGAGGAGCTAGTTGACCCATACaggtaacaaaacacaacaaataacatATAACATTAAAGCATAAAAAGGATTGTGCTAGTGAgattacaaaagacaaaaaagcatCTAAATACATCtcaacaaaaaagaaattagGAGAATTTGGCTTTTATCaatgatttaaaggaaaaaaaacaaaacaaaattacgACGGCAGGCATGGCATAGAACTGCTAAAAATGCAAATTGAGTTAAATCCACCTGTGCAGTTTAAGGCAATCCTACACAACTGTTTTCCCGTAAAATCGACCTTTATTGTTCctataatgttcagtttttgttgactttttcaCAGTCAGAGGTGTTATTTCAATTTTGTGTTTGAGCAGTAATTGCAGCTGTAGTTAGTGACGGTGTTCTGCTGGACTGAATTATATTGAAAGGtcattttcatgtgtgtaaACAGGAAGGACACAGCAGTATATTGTAGTCCAGTACAACAGCACCTTAAACTATGACTTCAGTAAAACATCACTGAATTGACACATTCTTAAAAATCTCACCAAGAAATTAACATTAttaactttaaatttaaaattgCAAGGATTTGATTTACAATGCCTTCTTTTGGCagtaaaaatcaataaattcatcaacagtaaaataaatgttagaaaatgtaatttaatttgcCATTTGTTTGAAAACATAAGAATGGAATATGTTCATGTGTACAACAATACTTTTAGAAAACATAAATGACAGTAACAAAAAGGGTCCACAAATGGACCCCAGAGGGACACCGCAAGTAATTTGCGCAACATGAGAAGTCGTTTTCAAATTGTTTCCAATTTTATATCCGCATATTTCTCACGCTGAGTCATAGTTTAGTGACGTTTTTACgaaatgttttatctaccacAAATCGCAATGTGGTCTGTTTATCCTCCCAGGAATCTCCCACGTGCGATCTTCATCTCCATCCCTGTGGTCACATTTGTTTACGTGTTTGCCAACGTGGCCTACGTCACAGCCATGAGCCCACAGGAGCTGCTGGCCTCCAATGCTGTGGCAGTGGTGAGAAAACCCACGATGACTCAattctgactgtgtgtgtgtgtgtgtgtttatgcatgtggCGAAGGCATGCAGTTAGAAGCTTATTATAGTTTGTAAtcacttttaaaatgaagttgtgttgtctaCAGTAACCACACATTCTCTGCATTGTTACACTGTTTGTACCACTTAGTCTGTTCTCCCTTTGCccttcattttgaaatgtcccGATTAGCTATCtaattatgtgtttttgaactgtgtacttgttttctcctcctcctcttctatcTCTCTACTCCTAATGTTTCTCCCAGACATTTGGAGAGAAATTGCTAGGAGTAATGTCATGGATCATGCCCATCTCTGTGGCGCTCTCCACCTTCGGGGGGGTCAATGGCTCCCTCTTCACGTCGTCGCGGTCAGTTTGTCCTCCCCGGTCCATCTCCCCGGCCCTCCCTTTATCCTCTCATCCCAGCTTCTGTGGTTGCCGTGCTTTCTTTTTGGTTTCCCTTATTCCCATGCTGATATACTTGTTCCGTAAATGTAGATAGAGAAACGGGGTGAGCGGGGTTAAAATGAGAGGCTCAACAGGAATCAAGTGCGTTAGCAGTGTAAATGCTTACCTTGGATTTCAGATTGTAGGGAACGAGCCCCAGTACATATTTGACTCCAAGATGATCCCGCCTGATCAGTAACATATCCTTAAGTACTGAGCCCCTTGTActcctgtttctgtcattttcaccCTGCTGTGGGTCTATTTTTAACCCCATAATTTTCACTCCTGCAGTCCTGCCTCTGCACTGGTGTGTCCATGATCACctgatctgtgtgtttcctgagcTGTTCTCTCAGCTGTGCACACGGTGAACCAGCACCAGATGGCTCTGCTCTCAGGACTCAactgtgtttggtttctgtctctcaggctGTTTTTCGCCGGAGCGAGGGAAGGACATCTCCCACGTCTGCTGGCCATGATCCACGTCAAACGCTGCACTCCAATCCCAGCCTTACTCTTCACTGTGAGTCCTAACAAAGAAGTCCTTCCTATGGCCCCTGTCCTCACCTTGTGCAGAAATTAACGTTCTCCTCTCATCGAATTTAGTTGATCTCCACTCTGCTGATGTTGTGCACCAGTGACATTTACACCCTCATAAACTACGTGGGTTTCATCAACTACCTCTTCTATGGTGTCACTGTCGCCGGGCAGATTGTGCTGCGCATCAAAGAGCCCGACATGTATCGACCCATCAAGGTAAAGACATAGATGGAACGCTACTTTGTGTGCAaccaaaatgccaaaaaagtGGCAGCATAAGATTTAAAACCTCTTTGAGATCAGAACAAAatacttgtgttgtttttctgattttgctCTGAGAACCTTTTCATCTACCTGTGGATATTCCATAAGGGCTGCataatagtgtttttttcttttctgactcCTCATCCTACAGGTGAGCCTGGTGTGGCCTGTGATCTACCTGCTGTTCTGGGCCTTCCTGCTGGCGTTTTCCCTCTACTCTGAGCCAGTGGTGTGCGGTATCGGGCTGGCCATCATGATGACTGGTGTCCCTGTATATTTCCTGGGAGTCTACTGGGAAAACAAGCCACAGTGTTGTGATGTAGCTATGGGTAAGGAAACCTCCTGGTGTATTTCAGGAAAGAAGTCAAGAATTTAAATATGTTACTTGAACTGCCTGCAAAAATGTAGTTATACCTCTATGGAGTAAGTACATGTTTATAAAAAGTTTGACCAGTTTGATACAGGAAATAATAGATTGTTAAAGGGTATATTGATATTAATCAAGTGTCAAGAAATTCCATGTTTAAGCTGCTTAATCTAATCAGAattatttctgtgttctgtctcaTCTCTGACTTTATCCAGGTAAAGTGACTCATGTGTTCCAAAAGTTCTGTTTAGTGGTCTACCCAGTCATGGAGGAGAACCCTGAGCCTGTTGGACCtcaacaaaatgatgatgaagactgaaaaaagctcctcaaacagctgatggaccatgttcagaaacaaacagacattacCTTacattcttttgtttgttttgtttttttggggggggcggTTGGAGACTTTTGGGGAGCTTAGCGTTCACATGCACTTGTTGTTCTACAGCACTGGACTGTCCTCTGTTTTTGACTGGCCCTCATCCTGACCAATATTGTTTCAGTGGGTGATCTGGGAACAGGTGTATTTTAGATGAAGTACCACTGACTTTGAACTTATGGAACACTTTTTTTCACCTTTAGGATTGAAAATCTCATCCTGTTGTTTCTGAGATGgggaggcagttttttttttatatgcaatTTGTATGTATTCAGGttatgtgttgtttatttatcgCATCACTATACTAGCACTAAAATGATTTTTTCCAGATGgtttccttgtttttattctcctttATGTCCAAACATATTAATCTGACAAATGGTCTTAGTAATTCATTCAAAATCCACTACATTCAATACAGGATTTGGATTTGGAGAGAAAATATTTGTCTGGGCACTTTGATCTCCAGTTCCAGTCAACACTTTGGAAGAGTTGATTGAGGGCTAATTGTTGCACATTTAGTGAATAGTAGttatttttccttaaaaatatgTTCATTATATTCATGGCAATTACTGGACACAGACATAACGCTTAGGATAGAAAAGAATAGTCCCatgatgttcagtgtgtttgcattacATATTTAGCATCAGTGGACCCTTTACCTCATTTCTGCTGTATCATCTTGGAATTTTCTGAGGTATTTTATCAactgaattgtgtttttaacaCGCTGGGTACCTTCCTAGTTGTCTACATGATGTCCCTCCCTCTGGTAAATTGTACTGTATAGCCTGATGTGGCATTGTGCTGCCTGCTGCACCTGCTCATCAATGTTTCAGCCACCTGTTGCAACATCTGACACGGAAGGGGCGGAGTCCACGCACAATGAGCGATCAAATTGCGGAAGTCACGGGTGGCTGTGACGAGCCCAGGTGGGTCAAGATGTCAGATTATCCTGAATGAGACAGGAAATTTGGTtgtgacttcaaaataaaatgctttgcTAGCTATATTGATTTTGTTGTAGTATTcgaaattaaacatttctgagtgtATCATACCAAGccagaaatgttaaatctaGGTCCCATGTAACTTCGTATTCACTAATTACATGCTAAAAGGATGTGATTCAATTCAAGTTCACCCAGAAAACTACATGTGAGATCTGAAAGATATTTAATAATACTAATATGATTTAACATGTGACTACACTTGGTATTTGCGCCTGTGTTTTCCGGCTATAtcatgaccaaaaaaaaaaaaatcatcaaaaataattatgaaaaaGGGCTGATTGATAACATTACGTCCTCCTGGGAATAGGTCAAGTTGTGTGTCATGATCTCTCCAGCAATTCCACGAAAGCTTGTCTGAATTTAAGTTGAAATATAGaccattttctttgaaaaagcAATAGTGAgtagggttttattttgaaagctcTCACAGGAAGTTGCGTGATTATTTCCGTCCGGCTTTACGCTGTGTGGCTTCACAGTATTTGGGTTTCCAGCCAACTGACTGCTGCCGTGTACTGGAGGGGGTTCGGCTGAACCGGTTTACTTTTTCAAACACTGGAGACTCTTGGTACGGTGTACAGGTACGTTGTTAATTCCGAGCTTCAACCGTTCCTGTAAACGGACTGTAATGCTAACTCAGCTAGCTCTGTAGCTCGACAGTCGGTCACTGAGCAGGCTTGACAGCATCTGCAAGGTTAGCCCTGCTCGGTCAGTTGGCTAGCCCCTGGCTCATTTCACTGACATGCACCATCGACTAGGGCAGTCCCACGCTAACTTGATAGTTAACCTAACTCGTTCCTTGAATTGTATCAGTTTCTAAAACGTCAAGAAGTATTAAAGGTGGATTTAATCTTCAGTAACTTTGCATTAAGCCAGCTCTAGCAGTGGAAAACCCTACAGCAGTCTGTCACAAGACACAGTCAGAATAGCAGATTTCTAACGTAAGCTGCTTTAAgttgtttgaattgtttttgaaaTACACTCAATTTAGTTGTCCTTTATTAAAGTTATGGCACGGCTCTTGTAAAGATGTTTTATAGAGTAGTAAGAGCTTTTgtcatgctcacacacacctggaggcttttcagaaacaggaagtgaaaataagCAGAGTACAATGTGCACAGTGAAgtagtttgttttctgttcatgttAAATTTTAAACATCTCTTTGACATAAtataacatgcacacatgctaATACTCACATCCACCCACCcctggatacacacacacacacacacacacacacacacacacacacacacacagccatgtcTCCATCAGTACCCCTGCAGGAGATGATCCGGGCCATCAGGTCAGCGAGGACGCAGTGTGAGGAGCGGGGTGTCATCCAGAGGGAGTGTGCAGCCATCCGGGCACAGTTCAGACAGTCTGACAATGGGGGGCGATCGCACAACCTGGCCAAGCTGCTCTACGTGCACATGTTGGGCTACCCTGCCCACTTTGGTCAGGTGAGGGGATTTTGCTAATGCCTGTCATGGGTTCACTTGGGTTAATGGGGTTGGCAGGGGGAGGATCCGGGTTCAGTTCATGGCAGAATCGTGGCCTAGTCACAACGTCCAACTACTACTTCCGAAGCATTGATTCAAAAGTGGGAGTGCGCGAAGAACGTCAAAATAAGTAGAGAATTGACAGGTCAGATTGTGGATCAGCATAGCAAGCTTTGATCATTTCAGTTATGTTattcgtatgtgtgtgtaaacctCCCCTGCTATTAGAGCATCATGGATTGAGTTTGATTCCCTCAAGCAAAGTCTGCAGCATCACCAACCAGCGTCT
Above is a window of Acanthopagrus latus isolate v.2019 chromosome 21, fAcaLat1.1, whole genome shotgun sequence DNA encoding:
- the slc7a8b gene encoding large neutral amino acids transporter small subunit 2, translating into MTVGPRKRSSSSGSGGGGGGGQGEPPDSEKPAGGDSGVALKKQIGLVSACGIIIGNIIGSGIFVSPKGVLENASSVGVAIIVWVSTGVITAIGALCYAELGVTIPKSGGDYSYVKDIFGGLAGFLRLWIAVLVIYPTNQAVIALTFANYVLQPLFPSCLPPENGLRLLAAVCLLFLTWVNCHSVRWATCVQDVFTAGKLLALGLIIIMGVVQICKGHYYWLEPVHSFETFRDYDVGLIALSFLQGSFAYGGWNFLNYVTEELVDPYRNLPRAIFISIPVVTFVYVFANVAYVTAMSPQELLASNAVAVTFGEKLLGVMSWIMPISVALSTFGGVNGSLFTSSRLFFAGAREGHLPRLLAMIHVKRCTPIPALLFTLISTLLMLCTSDIYTLINYVGFINYLFYGVTVAGQIVLRIKEPDMYRPIKVSLVWPVIYLLFWAFLLAFSLYSEPVVCGIGLAIMMTGVPVYFLGVYWENKPQCCDVAMGKVTHVFQKFCLVVYPVMEENPEPVGPQQNDDED